Proteins found in one Enterococcus sp. 9D6_DIV0238 genomic segment:
- the alaS gene encoding alanine--tRNA ligase: MKELSSSQVRQMYLDFFKSKGHSIEPSASLVPVNDPTLLWINSGVATLKKYFDGSVVPENPRITNAQKSIRTNDIENVGKTARHHTMFEMLGNFSIGDYFKKEAIHWAWEFLTAPEWMAFDPEKLYVTVYPKDTEAKRIWHEEVGLSMDHIIDIEDNFWDIGAGPCGPDSEIFYDRGESFNDVSEDDPENYPGGENERYLEIWNLVFSEFNHQADDSYEPLPHKNIDTGMGLERMVSIVQNAPTNFETDLFMPIIKAVEKLSGQVTYGQSPQTDISFKVIADHIRALSFAIGDGALPSNEGRGYVLRRLLRRAVMHGKKLGINEAFLYKLVPVVGEVMVSYYPEVLQQKEFIEKVVRTEEERFHETINEGLDILNELLAKVKAADEDTLNGKDIFKLYDTYGFPVELTEEVAEDEGLKVDHAGFEKEMEAQRERARSARSKETSMGVQSAVLTDIKVESKFVGYTELQASSQLLIILKDEEIVNELSDGTAQLIFAETPFYAEMGGQVADKGTIKDQNGTIVAHVENVLKAPNGQFLHTVQVTGTVTEGATYELHVDEKMRNRILKNHTATHLLHRALKDILGDHANQAGSLVAPGHLRFDFTHFGQVTPEELVQMEAIVNEKIWAALPVETIETDIDTAKNMGAMALFGEKYGKEVRVVNIDGYSIELCGGTHVKNTEDIGIFKIVSESGIGAGVRRIEAVTSKEAYELMNEEEQQLKTIAGIVKSPQLKEVVSKTEQLQQQLRELQKENEQLAGKLANQQAGDIFKDIKEVAGTTYIAAQVNVKDMNQLRQLADQWKQKELSDVLVLATAQDEKVSLLAAMTKSANDKGLKAGDLIKAIAPKVGGGGGGRPDMAQAGGKNPAGIADALNEVTNWLTK, encoded by the coding sequence ATGAAGGAATTATCAAGTAGTCAAGTGCGTCAAATGTATTTAGACTTTTTCAAATCAAAAGGGCATTCGATCGAACCGAGTGCATCATTAGTGCCTGTCAATGATCCCACTTTATTATGGATCAACTCAGGTGTTGCCACATTAAAAAAATATTTTGATGGTTCAGTAGTTCCGGAAAATCCAAGAATCACGAATGCGCAAAAATCAATTCGGACAAATGACATCGAAAATGTCGGCAAAACTGCTCGTCATCATACGATGTTTGAAATGCTGGGGAACTTTTCGATCGGTGATTACTTTAAAAAAGAAGCGATCCACTGGGCTTGGGAATTTTTAACAGCACCGGAGTGGATGGCGTTTGATCCGGAAAAATTATATGTAACAGTTTATCCGAAAGATACTGAAGCAAAACGTATTTGGCATGAAGAAGTGGGCTTATCAATGGATCATATTATCGACATCGAAGATAATTTCTGGGATATTGGTGCAGGTCCTTGTGGTCCCGATTCTGAGATTTTTTATGATCGTGGAGAAAGCTTCAACGATGTATCAGAAGATGATCCAGAAAATTATCCTGGCGGCGAAAATGAACGTTATTTAGAAATTTGGAACCTTGTATTTTCTGAGTTCAACCATCAAGCGGATGATTCCTACGAGCCATTACCACATAAAAATATTGATACGGGCATGGGGCTGGAACGTATGGTATCGATCGTTCAAAATGCGCCGACCAACTTTGAAACAGATTTGTTTATGCCGATCATCAAGGCAGTAGAAAAATTAAGCGGACAAGTCACTTATGGTCAATCACCGCAAACAGATATCTCATTTAAAGTCATTGCTGACCATATTCGTGCATTATCATTTGCGATCGGTGACGGTGCGCTTCCTTCAAATGAAGGCCGCGGCTACGTGTTACGTCGTCTATTACGTCGTGCAGTCATGCACGGGAAAAAGCTTGGCATCAATGAAGCTTTCTTATATAAATTGGTTCCAGTTGTGGGCGAAGTGATGGTAAGTTATTATCCGGAAGTATTACAACAAAAAGAATTCATTGAAAAAGTTGTGCGTACAGAAGAAGAACGTTTCCATGAAACGATCAATGAAGGATTGGATATTTTAAATGAACTTCTAGCTAAAGTTAAAGCAGCTGATGAAGATACTTTGAACGGAAAAGACATTTTCAAACTTTACGATACGTATGGTTTCCCAGTAGAACTAACAGAAGAAGTCGCTGAAGATGAAGGGTTGAAAGTCGATCATGCCGGTTTTGAAAAAGAAATGGAAGCCCAACGTGAACGCGCCCGTTCTGCCCGCAGCAAAGAAACATCGATGGGTGTGCAGTCTGCTGTTTTAACGGATATCAAAGTAGAAAGCAAATTCGTCGGTTATACAGAATTACAGGCATCAAGTCAATTATTGATCATTTTAAAAGACGAAGAAATCGTGAATGAACTTTCGGACGGTACTGCGCAATTGATTTTTGCAGAAACACCTTTCTATGCTGAAATGGGTGGACAAGTTGCGGATAAAGGAACAATCAAAGATCAAAACGGAACGATCGTGGCTCATGTGGAAAATGTCCTAAAAGCACCAAACGGCCAATTTCTGCATACAGTTCAAGTAACAGGAACAGTAACTGAAGGAGCAACCTATGAACTTCATGTAGATGAAAAAATGCGCAACCGTATTTTGAAAAATCATACGGCAACTCATTTATTGCATCGTGCGTTAAAAGATATTTTAGGCGATCATGCAAATCAGGCAGGATCATTAGTCGCACCTGGACATTTACGTTTTGACTTCACTCACTTTGGACAGGTGACACCTGAAGAATTAGTGCAGATGGAAGCAATCGTCAATGAAAAAATTTGGGCAGCTCTTCCAGTTGAAACGATCGAAACGGATATCGATACAGCGAAAAACATGGGAGCAATGGCGCTCTTTGGTGAAAAATACGGCAAGGAAGTCCGTGTCGTGAATATTGACGGGTATTCAATTGAATTATGTGGTGGAACACACGTGAAAAATACAGAAGATATTGGTATTTTCAAAATTGTTTCTGAATCAGGGATCGGTGCTGGTGTGCGTCGAATCGAAGCTGTAACGAGTAAAGAAGCTTATGAACTGATGAATGAAGAAGAACAACAATTGAAAACTATTGCTGGAATCGTTAAGTCACCTCAACTAAAAGAAGTTGTGTCAAAAACAGAGCAATTACAACAGCAATTACGTGAGCTGCAAAAAGAAAATGAACAGCTTGCAGGAAAATTAGCGAATCAACAAGCGGGTGATATTTTCAAGGATATCAAAGAAGTTGCAGGTACGACGTACATTGCGGCGCAAGTCAACGTGAAAGATATGAATCAATTACGACAACTAGCCGATCAATGGAAACAAAAAGAATTGTCAGATGTATTGGTTTTAGCAACAGCACAGGATGAAAAAGTTAGCTTGCTTGCTGCAATGACCAAATCAGCGAATGATAAAGGCTTGAAAGCTGGAGATTTGATCAAAGCGATCGCGCCGAAAGTTGGCGGAGGCGGAGGCGGCCGTCCGGATATGGCACAAGCTGGCGGTAAAAATCCAGCGGGGATTGCGGATGCGTTGAATGAAGTCACTAATTGGCTGACAAAATAA
- a CDS encoding PA2928 family protein — MQAFLISWMNLFRYTDSVVHNGLLTLFYGWSIFYFTRLFIDLGKDLKLKRVSLKRRISQLISVFIINVLLGSFLLALLQPSFFKKWQFNGWLFNDIMLGIIYGVIVVTFIFMLRSLFKKNKAGVKKSIQIYTMVFIVEFLVATFVMAVFAGAFSRIVFEQDAQTIVTKNKAGNTISINKIRQRIPNGRSSSGISTSMTYFLISAVDLKTGETTWTKHSKWQEYLIGSTKEGLFTVDSKKERVYFIDETTGKISLTEQEWIEKIPELKDNLSYQQTDYAIIDELSIYFYGLDGRYYKVDLKTKEVVQNPDYEKIVDQHNGFMKEHRNSLDTQKELAALEKLYPEFFDLEIEPSMNEQDMAFVVYKAKRNSKEKILAKVSLKKAQIFWRTVLEQEADDEEPVMLFKENNAVYAVTGRKQYKIDEQNGRLLYLYDYQYNERQK, encoded by the coding sequence ATGCAGGCATTTTTGATCAGCTGGATGAATTTATTTAGATATACCGACAGCGTCGTTCACAATGGCTTGTTGACCCTTTTTTATGGATGGTCGATCTTCTATTTTACTCGTTTATTCATCGATCTAGGAAAAGATCTCAAGCTAAAACGGGTCAGTTTAAAGAGGCGGATCTCTCAGCTGATCAGTGTTTTCATTATAAATGTATTATTGGGCTCGTTTCTATTAGCCTTGTTACAGCCTTCGTTTTTCAAAAAGTGGCAGTTTAACGGCTGGTTATTTAATGATATCATGCTGGGGATCATTTATGGGGTGATAGTTGTAACATTTATATTCATGCTGCGTTCTTTGTTTAAAAAGAATAAAGCAGGGGTCAAAAAAAGCATACAAATTTATACTATGGTTTTTATTGTTGAATTTCTAGTAGCAACATTTGTGATGGCTGTTTTTGCTGGCGCTTTTTCGAGGATCGTTTTTGAACAAGATGCTCAAACGATCGTGACAAAAAATAAGGCAGGTAACACGATATCCATCAATAAAATCAGACAACGAATTCCTAACGGCAGATCCAGCTCTGGAATTTCTACGAGTATGACTTACTTTTTGATTAGCGCAGTGGATTTAAAAACGGGTGAAACGACGTGGACAAAACATTCTAAATGGCAGGAATATCTCATCGGCAGCACAAAGGAAGGGCTATTTACAGTCGATAGTAAAAAAGAACGGGTCTATTTTATTGATGAAACAACGGGAAAAATCAGTCTGACTGAACAAGAATGGATAGAAAAAATCCCAGAACTAAAGGATAATTTAAGCTATCAGCAAACAGACTATGCGATCATAGATGAATTATCGATTTATTTTTATGGCTTAGATGGTCGATATTATAAAGTTGATTTGAAAACGAAAGAGGTCGTCCAAAATCCTGACTATGAAAAAATTGTAGATCAGCATAATGGTTTCATGAAAGAGCATCGGAATTCATTAGATACTCAAAAGGAGTTAGCGGCACTTGAGAAATTATACCCTGAGTTTTTTGACCTTGAAATTGAACCTAGCATGAACGAACAAGATATGGCTTTTGTTGTTTATAAAGCAAAGCGGAATTCAAAGGAAAAAATCTTAGCTAAGGTATCCTTAAAGAAAGCACAAATTTTCTGGCGGACTGTGTTGGAGCAGGAGGCCGACGATGAAGAGCCGGTGATGCTTTTCAAGGAGAATAATGCGGTCTATGCTGTAACCGGACGCAAGCAATATAAGATAGATGAACAGAATGGGCGACTGCTCTATCTTTATGATTATCAATATAATGAAAGACAAAAATAG
- a CDS encoding DUF7278 family profilin-like fold-containing protein, with amino-acid sequence MELFEQIEWAQWKKLNDTEKTACLQQLLMYFIPPKMEITMIELVDFELYGIKCRTFEIELDGELFVFIPKNSEAILGWDLGAEGLRPHELLDFDVADLGKKTFKTTLTNEMIDPAFQQLEEEAAHDLCTLEGISNYINDHTSPLRKAEIPAMFVQKYALPAGTEFLGIVDTITGAFEGEVEKFAVFEADICAQLFPKLTAQESLIWSFPKTVLEENHFYLEFVPNAECYFVYSHKTCTHTQLREAIQQQGFDLLTEDQWEFAVGAGTRRLFRWGNELLLQNNESGRQIKEKMSGANMFGLVIDTQRNRYELTQDPAVSKLSIQEKNDRHLIEQMLPLSTYYCSKHLVLPEQIVEPEKYLYRKSIIVDL; translated from the coding sequence TTGGAGCTATTTGAACAAATTGAATGGGCACAATGGAAAAAATTGAATGATACTGAAAAGACAGCGTGTTTGCAGCAATTATTGATGTATTTTATTCCACCCAAAATGGAGATCACTATGATCGAGCTAGTTGATTTTGAGCTTTACGGAATCAAGTGTCGAACATTTGAGATCGAATTAGACGGGGAATTATTTGTTTTTATCCCTAAAAATAGTGAAGCGATCCTCGGTTGGGATCTGGGAGCTGAGGGATTACGACCTCACGAGCTTCTGGATTTTGATGTTGCTGATCTTGGAAAGAAAACGTTCAAAACAACTTTGACAAATGAAATGATCGATCCCGCGTTTCAACAGCTGGAGGAAGAAGCAGCACATGATTTGTGTACATTAGAAGGAATTTCGAATTATATCAATGACCATACGTCACCCTTAAGAAAAGCTGAGATCCCGGCAATGTTTGTTCAAAAATATGCTTTGCCCGCCGGAACTGAATTTTTAGGAATCGTTGATACGATCACAGGTGCATTTGAAGGGGAAGTTGAAAAATTTGCAGTATTTGAAGCAGATATTTGTGCACAACTATTTCCTAAGCTGACAGCACAAGAGAGCTTGATCTGGTCTTTTCCCAAAACAGTCTTGGAAGAGAACCACTTTTACTTGGAATTTGTTCCCAATGCAGAGTGTTATTTTGTTTATAGTCATAAGACGTGTACCCATACACAATTAAGAGAGGCTATACAGCAACAAGGATTTGATCTTTTAACAGAAGATCAATGGGAGTTTGCTGTTGGTGCAGGGACTAGAAGGTTATTTCGCTGGGGCAACGAATTACTCTTACAAAATAATGAATCGGGTAGACAGATCAAGGAAAAAATGAGCGGAGCCAATATGTTTGGTCTAGTGATCGATACACAAAGAAATCGCTACGAACTGACTCAGGATCCTGCTGTTTCAAAACTGAGCATCCAAGAAAAAAATGATCGTCATTTGATCGAGCAGATGCTGCCATTGTCCACTTACTATTGTTCCAAGCATTTAGTGTTGCCGGAACAAATAGTAGAGCCGGAAAAATACCTTTATCGTAAAAGTATTATCGTTGACTTATAG